The Candidatus Palauibacter australiensis DNA segment CACGTTTCCGGTGCGGTTGGCGAGACCGTCCGGGAAGCGGCTGTTCGCCGAGAGTAGCAGGAGGTGGGAGCTCCAGGCGTGGCCGGTGGCGACCACGAACGTGCCGGCGCGGAACTCGACGGGCTCGTCGGGTGCGTCCTGGTCGACGGCTTCTGCGACCGCGATCCGGTTCGAGCCCGGCTCCAGGCTCAGGCGACGCACGAGGGTTCGGGTGACGAGGTCGATGCGCCCGTCCGCCAGCAGCCGGTCGAAGGCGAAGTCGGGCGTGTACTTCGCCCCCGTAGGGCAGACGAAGCAGGTGTCGCAGCGGCGGCAGATGTTCCGCCCCTGGTACAGCTCCGTGTTGCGTGCCCAGGGCTGCGTCCAGAATGGGATGTCCGTCTTTTCCGTCCACTCCCGCATGCGTGCGAGGCTGTACGACAGCGGGAGCGGCGGCATGGGGTAGGGCTTCGAGCGGGGGTCGTACTCGGGAGGGCCCTGTTCGCCGGCCACGCCGATCCGCTCCTCCGCCTCCTGGAAATACGGCTCGATGTCGTCGAAGGAGATAGGCCAGTCGGAGGCGACACCGTACAGCGACCGCAGGCGGAAGTCCTCCGGGGAAAAGCGCGGGACCGCGCCGCCCCAGTGCATCGCCGCACCGCCCACGACCATGGAATTGTACATGGCGCCCGTGCCCGTCTGACCGCGGATATGGTCGTTGGGCCAGGGATTCTCGCCATAGGCCAGCATCCGCGCCCGGGTGTCGGACCGTTCATCGAGAGATGCCGTCCGTTCGCCGGCCTCGACGACGGTGATCGAGGCGCCGGTCCGCTCGGCGAGCCGCTCGGCGACCATGGCGGCCGTGATCCCGCCGCCGATGATGCAGACG contains these protein-coding regions:
- a CDS encoding GMC family oxidoreductase, whose amino-acid sequence is MSRTRRRSAKRVVESDVCIIGGGITAAMVAERLAERTGASITVVEAGERTASLDERSDTRARMLAYGENPWPNDHIRGQTGTGAMYNSMVVGGAAMHWGGAVPRFSPEDFRLRSLYGVASDWPISFDDIEPYFQEAEERIGVAGEQGPPEYDPRSKPYPMPPLPLSYSLARMREWTEKTDIPFWTQPWARNTELYQGRNICRRCDTCFVCPTGAKYTPDFAFDRLLADGRIDLVTRTLVRRLSLEPGSNRIAVAEAVDQDAPDEPVEFRAGTFVVATGHAWSSHLLLLSANSRFPDGLANRTGNVGRYMTGHWYLSGFINLPLRLYPGMFVYNSLLSRRFASPGPLDRYVRHDLRLWESNVGRGPRLKGEDEQLLWGDEIMADWRARTESESTARVRAYYDLLPDRDSRLTLDAGSTNELGDPMPRIDYRPAQESIDLQDHTVETISGRFEELARAAGGSMRSIGRPSELWEHPGGGCRMGDDPATSVVDRWGRTHDHENLFVVGAPTIVSGGCANGTLTFCALSLMSAEEMQRGLPSA